In a single window of the Pseudorca crassidens isolate mPseCra1 chromosome 9, mPseCra1.hap1, whole genome shotgun sequence genome:
- the LOC137229927 gene encoding RNA-binding protein 4B isoform X1, translated as MRHGREALVRMVKLFIGNLPREATEQEIRSLFEQYGKVLECDIIKNYGFVHIEDKTAAEDAIRNLHHYKLHGVNINVEASKNKSKASTKLHVGNISPTCTNQELRAKFEEYGPVIECDIVKDYAFVHMERAEDAVEAIRGLDNTEFQGKRMHVQLSTSRLRTAPGMGDQSGCYRCGKEGHWSKECPVDRTGRVADFTEQYNEQYGAVRTPYTMGYGESMYYNDAYGALDYYKRYRVRSYEAVAAAAAASAYNYAEQTMSHLPQVQSTAVTSHLNSTSVDPYDRHLLPNSGAAATSAAMAAAAATTSSYYGRDRSPLRRAAAVLPTVGEGYGYGPESELSQASAAARNSLYDMARYEREQYVDRARYSAF; from the exons ATGCGGCACGGAAGAGAG gctCTTGTCAGGATGGTGAAGCTGTTCATTGGAAACCTGCCCCGGGAGGCCACAGAGCAGGAGATCCGCTCACTCTTCGAGCAGTATGGGAAGGTGCTGGAGTGTGACATCATTAAGAACTACGGCTTTGTGCACATAGAGGACAAGACGGCGGCCGAGGATGCCATACGCAACCTGCACCACTACAAGCTGCACGGGGTGAACATCAACGTGGAAGCCAGCAAGAATAAGAGCAAAGCTTCAACCAAGTTGCATGTAGGCAACATCAGTCCTACTTGTACCAACCAAGAGCTCCGGGCCAAGTTTGAGGAGTATGGTCCAGTCATCGAATGTGACATCGTGAAAGATTATGCTTTCGTACACATGGAGCGGGCAGAGGATGCAGTGGAGGCCATCAGGGGCCTTGACAACACAGAGTTTCAAG GCAAACGAATGCACGTGCAGTTGTCTACCAGCCGGCTTCGGACTGCCCCTGGGATGGGAGACCAGAGTGGCTGCTATCGGTGTGGGAAAGAGGGGCACTGGTCCAAAGAGTGTCCAGTAGATCGTACGGGTCGTGTGGCGGACTTTACCGAGCAGTATAACGAACAGTATGGAGCAGTGCGCACACCTTACACCATGGGCTACGGGGAATCCATGTATTACAACGATGCGTATGGAGCGCTCGACTACTATAAGCGTTACCGAGTCCGTTCTTACgaggcagtggcagcagcagcagcagcttccgCGTACAACTACGCAGAGCAGACCATGTCCCATCTGCCTCAAGTCCAGAGCACAGCTGTGACCAGTCACCTCAACTCCACTTCTGTTGATCCCTACGACAGACACCTGTTGCCAAACTCAGGCGCTGCTGCCACCTCAGCTGCTAtggctgctgccgctgccaccaCTTCCTCCTATTATGGAAGGGACAGGAGCCCCCTGCGTCGTGCTGCAGCTGTGCTCCCCACAGTTGGAGAGGGCTACGGTTATGGGCCAGAGAGTGAGCTGTCTCAGGCATCAGCAGCTGCACGGAATTCTCTGTATGACATGGCCCGGTATGAGCGGGAGCAGTATGTGGACCGAGCACGGTACTCAGCCTTTTAA
- the LOC137229927 gene encoding RNA-binding protein 4B isoform X3: protein MRHGREALVRMVKLFIGNLPREATEQEIRSLFEQYGKVLECDIIKNYGFVHIEDKTAAEDAIRNLHHYKLHGVNINVEASKNKSKASTKLHVGNISPTCTNQELRAKFEEYGPVIECDIVKDYAFVHMERAEDAVEAIRGLDNTEFQGSVHGAVLAAVLNRAVSNRMVEHEASYRIAASRTRQTNARAVVYQPASDCPWDGRPEWLLSVWERGALVQRVSSRSYGSCGGLYRAV from the exons ATGCGGCACGGAAGAGAG gctCTTGTCAGGATGGTGAAGCTGTTCATTGGAAACCTGCCCCGGGAGGCCACAGAGCAGGAGATCCGCTCACTCTTCGAGCAGTATGGGAAGGTGCTGGAGTGTGACATCATTAAGAACTACGGCTTTGTGCACATAGAGGACAAGACGGCGGCCGAGGATGCCATACGCAACCTGCACCACTACAAGCTGCACGGGGTGAACATCAACGTGGAAGCCAGCAAGAATAAGAGCAAAGCTTCAACCAAGTTGCATGTAGGCAACATCAGTCCTACTTGTACCAACCAAGAGCTCCGGGCCAAGTTTGAGGAGTATGGTCCAGTCATCGAATGTGACATCGTGAAAGATTATGCTTTCGTACACATGGAGCGGGCAGAGGATGCAGTGGAGGCCATCAGGGGCCTTGACAACACAGAGTTTCAAG GGTCAGTGCATGGCGCTGTTCTGGCTGCCGTCCTGAATCGGGCTGTTTCCAACAGGATGGTGGAGCACGAGGCCTCCTATCGCATAGCTGCATCCAGAACAAG GCAAACGAATGCACGTGCAGTTGTCTACCAGCCGGCTTCGGACTGCCCCTGGGATGGGAGACCAGAGTGGCTGCTATCGGTGTGGGAAAGAGGGGCACTGGTCCAAAGAGTGTCCAGTAGATCGTACGGGTCGTGTGGCGGACTTTACCGAGCAGTATAA
- the LOC137229927 gene encoding RNA-binding protein 4B isoform X2 — MVKLFIGNLPREATEQEIRSLFEQYGKVLECDIIKNYGFVHIEDKTAAEDAIRNLHHYKLHGVNINVEASKNKSKASTKLHVGNISPTCTNQELRAKFEEYGPVIECDIVKDYAFVHMERAEDAVEAIRGLDNTEFQGKRMHVQLSTSRLRTAPGMGDQSGCYRCGKEGHWSKECPVDRTGRVADFTEQYNEQYGAVRTPYTMGYGESMYYNDAYGALDYYKRYRVRSYEAVAAAAAASAYNYAEQTMSHLPQVQSTAVTSHLNSTSVDPYDRHLLPNSGAAATSAAMAAAAATTSSYYGRDRSPLRRAAAVLPTVGEGYGYGPESELSQASAAARNSLYDMARYEREQYVDRARYSAF, encoded by the exons ATGGTGAAGCTGTTCATTGGAAACCTGCCCCGGGAGGCCACAGAGCAGGAGATCCGCTCACTCTTCGAGCAGTATGGGAAGGTGCTGGAGTGTGACATCATTAAGAACTACGGCTTTGTGCACATAGAGGACAAGACGGCGGCCGAGGATGCCATACGCAACCTGCACCACTACAAGCTGCACGGGGTGAACATCAACGTGGAAGCCAGCAAGAATAAGAGCAAAGCTTCAACCAAGTTGCATGTAGGCAACATCAGTCCTACTTGTACCAACCAAGAGCTCCGGGCCAAGTTTGAGGAGTATGGTCCAGTCATCGAATGTGACATCGTGAAAGATTATGCTTTCGTACACATGGAGCGGGCAGAGGATGCAGTGGAGGCCATCAGGGGCCTTGACAACACAGAGTTTCAAG GCAAACGAATGCACGTGCAGTTGTCTACCAGCCGGCTTCGGACTGCCCCTGGGATGGGAGACCAGAGTGGCTGCTATCGGTGTGGGAAAGAGGGGCACTGGTCCAAAGAGTGTCCAGTAGATCGTACGGGTCGTGTGGCGGACTTTACCGAGCAGTATAACGAACAGTATGGAGCAGTGCGCACACCTTACACCATGGGCTACGGGGAATCCATGTATTACAACGATGCGTATGGAGCGCTCGACTACTATAAGCGTTACCGAGTCCGTTCTTACgaggcagtggcagcagcagcagcagcttccgCGTACAACTACGCAGAGCAGACCATGTCCCATCTGCCTCAAGTCCAGAGCACAGCTGTGACCAGTCACCTCAACTCCACTTCTGTTGATCCCTACGACAGACACCTGTTGCCAAACTCAGGCGCTGCTGCCACCTCAGCTGCTAtggctgctgccgctgccaccaCTTCCTCCTATTATGGAAGGGACAGGAGCCCCCTGCGTCGTGCTGCAGCTGTGCTCCCCACAGTTGGAGAGGGCTACGGTTATGGGCCAGAGAGTGAGCTGTCTCAGGCATCAGCAGCTGCACGGAATTCTCTGTATGACATGGCCCGGTATGAGCGGGAGCAGTATGTGGACCGAGCACGGTACTCAGCCTTTTAA